The Streptomyces sp. Alt3 genome has a segment encoding these proteins:
- the purN gene encoding phosphoribosylglycinamide formyltransferase: MASPPPSAAPARVVVLVSGSGTNLQALLDAIGDDPEGYGARIVAVGADRYGTLGIERAERAGLPTFVCKLGEYADRDAWDAALTAAVAEYRPDLVVSAGFMKIVGKGFLAEFGGRVVNTHPALLPSFPGAHGVRDALAYGVKVTGCTVHFVDDGVDTGPIIAQGVVEVTEEETVEGEAALHERIKEVERKLLVEAVGRLARDGYRIEGRKVHLGHVGE, translated from the coding sequence GTGGCCTCCCCGCCCCCCTCCGCCGCTCCGGCCCGTGTGGTCGTGCTCGTCTCCGGCTCAGGCACGAACCTCCAGGCACTCCTCGACGCGATCGGTGACGACCCCGAGGGCTACGGCGCCCGGATCGTCGCTGTCGGCGCGGACCGCTACGGCACCCTCGGCATCGAGCGTGCCGAGCGCGCCGGGCTCCCCACCTTCGTGTGCAAGCTCGGCGAGTACGCGGACCGGGATGCGTGGGACGCCGCCCTGACCGCGGCCGTGGCGGAGTACCGCCCGGACCTCGTGGTGTCCGCGGGGTTCATGAAGATCGTGGGTAAGGGCTTCCTGGCCGAGTTCGGTGGCCGCGTCGTCAACACCCACCCCGCCCTGCTCCCCAGCTTTCCCGGCGCCCACGGCGTCCGCGACGCGCTCGCGTACGGCGTGAAGGTCACCGGGTGCACCGTCCACTTCGTCGACGACGGCGTCGACACCGGTCCGATCATCGCGCAGGGCGTGGTCGAGGTGACCGAAGAGGAAACGGTGGAGGGTGAAGCAGCCCTCCACGAACGCATCAAGGAAGTCGAGCGCAAGCTGCTCGTCGAGGCCGTGGGGCGGCTCGCCCGCGACGGCTATCGCATTGAGGGACGAAAGGTTCATCTCGGTCATGTCGGTGAATAA